From the Equus quagga isolate Etosha38 chromosome 16, UCLA_HA_Equagga_1.0, whole genome shotgun sequence genome, one window contains:
- the TONSL gene encoding tonsoku-like protein isoform X4, giving the protein MSLERELRQLYKGKTKAQRSGQLREEAALCHQLGELLASHGRYAEALREHQQELQLLESANDPLGCAVAHRKIGERLAEMEDYSAALQHQHHYLELARSLSNHIELQRAWATIGRTHLDIYDHCQSQDALLQAQTAFGKSLAIVDEKLQGTLPKRELSEMRTRLYLNLGLTFESLQQMALCNDYFKKSIFLAEQNHLYEDLFRARYNLGAIHWRRGQHSQAMRCLEGARECARIMKKEFMESECCLLLSQVLQDLGDFLAAKRALKKAYRLGSQKPLQKAVICRTLKHVLAVVQLQQRLEEAEGSDPQGAMGICEQLGDLFSKAGDFPKAAKAYEKQLHFAELLNRPGPELAVIHVSLAATLGDMKDHRRAVHHYEEELRLRDGNALEEAKTWLNIALSREEAGDAYELLAPCFQKALSCAQQAQQPQLQRQVLQHLHTVQLRLQPQEAPGVEARLQELSVANDGEDQDQDQDQDEEEEGDDHTLEASEVELSESEDEMEEELQSCRGRRRLTEWSRRNDVGETMLHRACIEGQLGRVQDLVRQGHPLNPRDYCGWTPLHEACNYGHLDIVRFLLDHGAAVDDPGGQGCEGITPLHDALNCGHFEVAELLIERGASVTLRTRKGYSPLETLQQWVKLYYKDLDSETREKAGAMERLLQVASLGQAPHSSLAPQTFLSNHLFDPETSPPSSPCPEPPETSQASARVSQGQAVPAVARPRRSRHELASSSSSEGEDSMGFPQPIQKRPRHSAPAQQTKARIPGPTSNREAATASAGRAAYVAAIRGVGSAQSCRRGPGAPRGAGEAPVPQAALIPEEECPAEDWLEDDLLLTQSHRGRRLPRPQGGGDSARHCALESGRDKSPVRLQAQARQSQLPHLKSRSAQVAAGGDHSSAAEPPQSPDVPRASGPSGETPVAGQPSGPVLPPPIRVRVRVQDNLFLIPVPHREAHSVAWLAEQAAQRYYQACGLLPRLTLQKDGALLAPQDPIPDVLQSNEEVLAEVTSWDLPPLTDRYRRACQSLEQGEHQQVLQAMERHSSGPLFSACSLALRQAQLTPLLRALKLHTALRELRLAGNRLGDGCAAELLAALGTVPNLTLLDLSSNHLGPEGLRQLAMGLLGQTTLQNLEELDLSMNPLGDGCGQALASILQACPSLSTLHLQACGFGPSFFLKAALGSAFQDAKHLKTLSLSYNVLGTSALAQALQSLPTHTLLRLELNSVAAIKNDTSLVEPLVRYLTKEGCALAHLSLSANHLGDKAVRDLSRCLPLCPSLVSLDLSANPEISCASLEELLSALKERPQGLSFLSLSGCAVQGPLGLGLWDKITAQLQELQLCSRRLSAQDRDTLRQLLPSHPGPGACTLDRGPKLFFRRL; this is encoded by the exons ATGAGCCTGGAGCGTGAGCTTCGCC AGCTATACAAGGGCAAGACCAAGGCCCAGAGGAGCGGGCAGCTGCGAGAGGAGGCCGCCCTCTGCCACCAGCTGGGGGAGCTCCTGGCCAGCCATG GCCGCTACGCGGAGGCCCTGCGGGAGCACCAGCAGGAGCTGCAGCTCCTGGAGAGCGCCAACGACCCCCTGGGCTGCGCTGTGGCCCACCGCAAGATCGGAGAGCGGCTGGCAGAGATGGAGGACTACTCCGCTGCCCTGCAG CATCAGCACCACTACCTGGAGCTAGCCCGTTCCCTGTCTAACCACATCGAGCTGCAGAGGGCGTGGGCCACCATTGGCCGCACCCACCTGGACATCTATGACCACTGCCAGTCACAGGATGCGTTGCTGCAGGCACAGACTGCCTTTGGGAAGAGCTTGGCTATTGTGGACGAGAAGCTGCAGG GGACATTGCCCAAGCGAGAACTGAGTGAGATGAGGACCCGACTCTATCTTAATCTGGGCCTCACCTTCGAGAGCCTGCAGCAGATGGCCCTGTGCAACGACTACTTCAAGAAGAGCATCTTTCTCGCTGA GCAGAACCACCTCTACGAGGACCTATTCCGTGCCCGCTACAACCTGGGTGCCATCCACTGGCGCAGAGGGCAGCACTCCCAGGCCATGCGCTGCCTGGAGGGGGCCCGGGAGTGCGCACGCATCATGAAGAAGGAGTTCATGGAAAGCGAATGCTGCCTGCTCCTCTCACAG GTCCTCCAAGACCTGGGGGATTTCTTGGCTGCTAAAAGAGCCCTGAAGAAGGCCTACAGGCTGGGCTCCCAGAAGCCTTTGCAGAAGGCAGTGATCTGCCGGACTCTCAAGCATG TGCTGGCAGTGGTCCAGCTGCAGCAGcggctggaggaggctgagggcagtGACCCTCAAGGCGCCATGGGCATCTGTGAGCAGCTGGGGGACCTATTTTCCAAGGCAGGCGACTTCCCCAAGGCGGCCAAGGCCTACGAGAAGCAG CTACATTTCGCAGAGCTGCTAAACAGGCCAGGGCCTGAGCTGGCTGTCATCCACGTGTCCCTGGCTGCCACCTTGGGAGACATGAAGGACCACCGCCGGGCTGTGCACCACTATGAGGAGGAATTGAGATTGCGTGACGGCAATGCCCTGGAG GAAGCCAAGACCTGGTTGAACATTGCGCTGTCCCGAGAAGAGGCTGGCGATGCCTATGAGCTCCTGGCGCCGTGCTTCCAGAAGGCTCTCAGCTGTGCCCAACAGGCCCAGCAGCCCCAGCTGCAG AGGCAGGTCTTGCAGCACCTCCACACCGTGCAGCTGAGGCTGCAGCCCCAGGAAGCTCCTGGCGTTGAAGCCAGATTGCAGGAGCTGAGTGTTGCCAACGATGGGGAGGACCAGGACCAGGACCAGGACCAGgacgaggaggaagagggggatgaccaCACCCTGGAGGCCAGCGAGGTGGAGCTCTCAGAGAGCG AGGATGAGATGGAGGAGGAGCTCCAGAGCTGCCGGGGTCGGCGGAGACTGACTGAG TGGAGTCGGCGCAATGACGTGGGGGAGACCATGCTGCACCGAGCCTGCATCGAGGGCCAGCTGGGCCGTGTCCAGGATCTCGTGAGGCAG GGCCACCCCTTGAACCCTCGGGACTACTGTGGCTGGACACCCCTGCACGAAGCCTGCAACTACGGGCACCTGG ACATTGTCCGCTTCCTGCTGGACCATGGGGCTGCAGTGGATGACCCAGGCGGCCAGGGCTGTGAGGGCATCACTCCCCTGCACGATGCCCTCAACTGTGGCCACTTCGAAGTAGCAGAGCTGCTCATTGAGCGAGGGGCCTCAGTCACCCTCCGAACCAGGAAG GGCTACAGCCCACTGGAGACGCTGCAGCAGTGGGTGAAGCTGTATTACAAGGATCTGGACAGCGAGACACGAGAGAAGGCTGGCGCCATGGAGAGGCTGCTCCAGGTGGCCTCCTTGGGCCAAG ctccccacAGCTCCCTGGCTCCCCAGACCTTCCTAAGTAACCATCTCTTTGACCCTGAGACCTCTCCTCCCTCAAGCCCCTGCCCAGAACCCCCAGAGACTTCTCAGGCCAGTGCCAGGGTCTCCCAGGGGCAGGCGGTGCCAGCTGTGGCCAGGCCTCGGAGGAGCAGGCACGAGCTGGCTAGCAGTAGCAGCTCGGAGGGCGAGGACAGCATGGGCTTCCCCCAGCCGATCCAGAAGAGGCCTCGGCACTCTGCCCCAGCACAGCAGACCAAGGCCCGGATTCCTGGCCCCACCAGCAACAGGGAAGCAGCCACAGCGAGTGCCGGCCGGGCAGCCTATGTGGCAGCCATCCGAGGTGTGGGCAGTGCCCAGAGCTGCCGCCGGGGGCCTGGTGCACCTCGAGGTGCAGGCGAGGCCCCCGTCCCCCAGGCAGCGCTCATCCCCGAGGAGGAGTGCCCGGCTGAGGACTGGCTGGAAGACGACTTGCTGCTGACCCAGAGCCACCGGGGCCGccgcctgccccgcccccagggcGGTGGGGAcagcgccaggcactgtgccttgGAATCGGGCAGAGACAAGAGCCCTGTCAGGCTGCAGGCCCAGGCCAGGCAGAGCCAGCTGCCCCATCTCAAGAGTCGGAGTGCGCAGGTTGCGGCAGGTGGAGACCACAGCTCGGCTGCAGAGCCCCCACAGAGCCCCGACGTCCCCAGGGCCTCAGGGCCCAGCGGGGAGACCCCTGTGGCAGGCCAGCCCTCG GGTCCGGTCCTGCCCCCTCCCATCCGGGTTCGAGTTCGAGTTCAGGATAATCTTTTTCTCATCCCTGTCCCACACAG GGAAGCCCACTCTGTGGCCTGGCTGGCTGAACAGGCTGCCCAGCGCTACTATCAGgcctgtgggctgctgccacGGCTCACCCTACAAAAGGACGGGGCCCTCCTGGCCCCACAGGACCCCATTCCTGACGTGCTGCAGAGCAATGAGGAG GTGTTGGCTGAAGTGACTTCGTGGGACCTCCCCCCACTCACTGACCGCTACCGCAGGGCCTGCCAGAGCCTGGAGCAAG GGGAGCACCAGCAGGTGCTGCAGGCCATGGAGCGCCACAGCTCAGGCCCCTTGTTCAGTGCCTGCTCCCTGGCCCTGCGCCAGGCCCAGCTCACGCCCCTGCTACGGGCCCTCAAGCTGCACACAGCACTCCGGGAGCTACGCCTGGCAGGGAACCGGCTAGGGGACGGATGTGCCGCCGAGCTACTGGCTGCCCTGGGCACTGTGCCCAACCTGACCCTCCTCGACCTGTCCTCTAATCATCTGGGCCCTGAAGGCCTGCGCCAACTTGCCATGGGCCTCCTGGGGCAGACCACCTTGCAG AACTTGGAGGAGCTGGACTTAAGCATGAACCCTCTTGGGGATGGCTGTGGTCAGGCCCTGGCCTCCATTCTGCAGGCCTGCCCCTCGCTCAGCACCCTGCACCTCCAGGCTTGTGGCTTTGGCCCCAGCTTCTTCCTGAAGGCAGCCCTAGGCAGCGCCTTCCAAG ATGCCAAGCACCTGAAGACGCTGTCCCTGTCCTACAACGTCCTGGGCACCTCCGCCCTCGCCCAGGCCCTGCAGAGCCTGCCCACCCACACCCTCCTGCGCCTGGAGCTCAACTCCGTGGCAGCCATAAAGAACGACACCAGCTTGGTGGAGCCCCTGGTCAGATACCTGACCAAG GAAGGCTGTGCTCTGGCACACCTGAGCCTGTCTGCAAACCACCTGGGCGACAAGGCAGTGAGAGACCTAAGCAG atgtctccctctctgcccctcactcGTCTCGCTGGACCTGTCTGCCAATCCTGAGATCAGCTGTGCCAGCCTGGAGGAGCTCCTATCTGCCCTCAAGGAGCGACCCcaaggcctcagcttcctcagcctgTCAG GCTGTGCCGTCCAGGGCCCCTTGGGCCTGGGCCTCTGGGACAAGATCACCGCGCAGCTGCAGGAGCTGCAGCTGTGCAGCAGACGCCTCTCCGCTCAGGACCGGGACACTTTGCGCCAGCTGCTGCCCAGCCATCCGGGCCCTGGTGCATGCACCCTGGACCGCGGCCCCAAGCTCTTCTTCAGGCGCCTCTGA